agtatgtctAGTTTGGTAAGAAATTGCTGAACTGTCTTCCAaagaggctgtaccattttgcattcctgttagcaatgtatgagaattcctgttgctgcacatccttgccagcatttggtgttgtcagtgttctggattttggccattctaataggtgtgtaatagTACTGCATTGttgtattaatttgcatttccctgatgacatataatgtggtgcatcttttcacatgcttctttgccatctgtatatcttctttggtgaggtgtttgTTAAGCTTTTTgggctgctttttatttttattttattttatttttgcggtacacaggcctctcactgttgtggcctctcccgttgcggagtacaggctcgggacgcgcaggctcagcggccatggctcacgggcctagccgctctgcggcatgtgggatcttcccggactggggcacgaacctgtgtcccctgcatcggcaggcggactctcaaccactgcgccaccagggaagccctcttctgcccattttaaaatcaggttgtttgttttttgatgttgagttgtatgagctgtttacatatgttgaatattagccccttattggtcatataatttgcaaatattttctcccattcagtatgttgtcattttgttttgttgacgatttcctttgctgtgcaaaagcttttaagtttaattaggtcccatttgcttatttttggttttatttccttattgCTCCTtattgctttaggagacagatccaaaaggatattgctacgatttatgtcaaagagtgttctgcctgtgttttcctctaggaggtttgtggttttcagttttaatttaggtatttaatccattttgagtttatttttgtatatggtcttagagaatgctctaatttcattcctttacaggtatctgtactgttttccagagcagagactgtcttttctccattgcatattcttgtctcctttgttgtagaatAATTGACCAtgagtgcatgggtttatttctgggctctctattctgttccattgatctatgtatctgtttttgtgccagtaccatactgttttgattactgtagctttgaagcaTAGTCAAGTCAGGGAGCAtaattccttcagctctgttcttctttgtcaatgttgttttggctattcgggatctgtatgatatcacttatatgtggaatctaaaaaatacaataaactagtgaatataacaaaaaagaaacagactcacagatatggagaacaaactggtggttaccagtggggagagggaaggggggaggggcaatatagggataggggattaagaggtataaattattatgtataaaataatctacaagtatatattgtacaatatgagaatatagccaatattttataataactataaagtataatctttaaaaattgtgaatcactatattacacacctgtaacttacataatattgtatattaactctacttcaattaagaaGCTGTACTGTTTCTGATGAAAACTTATTAAAATTGTAAGGTTGTACCTATTTATTCCCCTATTGATTGGCATTTATGTTTTTCCATTACTTTGCTGttataaaactgttaaaatgaaTAGCCTTGCGCATatgccatttcatttttttgccaATATATTTTTGTGACAGATTCTTAGAATGGGATTCCTGAATCAAGAGGTAAATGCATATTGTTTtactctgtactcattaaacaacaactcccctcTTCTTTCCcgcagcccctggtaaccacaggGATATAAAGTTTTTTCAAAAACCGCAAAACAGAAACCCAAAATGGATGGGTATCTTTATCCTTATATCTGTGTCTCTGAGTTTTCAGAATAATATCAAGATAATTTTTCAATAGACAAGCTTTCTTGAATTACAGTTTATTAatctgattttgttttaattttaatttttttctctgaatcacAAGAGTTTAGGTTCTcatagaaatttggaaaataaagatacaaagataaaaataagaatcGTGCAATTGCACCAACAGAAGATAACCAGTAACCATTTCGATATGCTTCGTTCATTTTCCAGATTTCTCTTCTTCACTCTTCTGCTTGTTCCAGAGACAGCCCCATGTAAGCATGTGTAGTGGGTATATGCATATAGATATGTCTATATATGGCTCTCTCTCTGTTGTATGATCTGTAAGTATAAAGGCAGTATTACACTGtaaatttctactttttaaagtattttaaaatgaccattaaatattcttcaaaaacacTCTATATTAGAATGAATGCATATTTTACCATATGAAAATCTCATAATTTAACTACCTTTTAATTGTtgtatatttaggttgtttctaggtttttgctCTTTGTTAAGGATCAACTTTGTGTATAAATCTTGTCTGAGGAGTTTATTTTCTTAGAGCTATTTCTAGAAATGAGTTGCTGGGTTAAAGGGTGTGCTGGTCTGTATCAGGATTCACTGCTCTATTATTTGTGGTCTCAAAAGCTGGAGCATGTGCATAGATTCACATGCTCCACTGTATGCATAGAGTTATTTTATCTTCTAATCATAGAAGAGCACCCACTTCGATCACCTAGAAAAAATCATTTTACTCACCAAACATTGTAGCAACCTTTTGTTATAGACCAGGATGAAAACTGAAGATGTAGTTAGACTGAGACCAACACTAGGACACAGTTAACTGATATGCTTAACTCACCCTTAGCAAGTGAGGTGCTTTGGCTCCATTCACATTGTGTCATTTCCCCTCATCTCTCAGCACATTCAACGGAGGCCCCTCTGGACCAGACTTATAATTtaggttattttaaatatgttaattaaGGAGAGAGTAGGTCATTAGTATATTTGGTGATGGTCTCAATGCTCcaattatttaacatatttggGAACAAATTATTCTGCATAAATGAGCTTTGCAGATGATTGAGGATAACCAGTTAAAACAGTAGTTTGGGGTACAAAAGTTCCAATATTGCGAACAGATTTCCTGACTTCTTAATTATAATGAACACATCAGTATAAATGAGTTTTCCTCCATGCATAGTGATTGGGAACTTCCTGAAAGCAAAAATCTTTCTCCCTAAACCAGAAGAGGATCTCAGGCACAAAGCCTTGCAGAGGTGAGACAGACACAGCAGCATCTTCACATTTGAAGGAGGGCAGTGCGAGGTATGGACTCTTCATCAACCggattaatacatttttaaaaaatttatttatttttggctgttttgggtcttcgttgctgcgcacgggctttctctagttgtggtgagtggggtctactcttcgttgtggtatgtgggtttctcattgcggtggcttctcttgttgcggagcacgggctctaggcgtgcaggcttcagtagttgtggcatgcaggctcagtagttgtggctcgtgggctctagagcacaggctcagtagttgtgacgcacgagcttagttgctccgcggcatgtgggatcttcccggaccagggatcgaacccatgtctgctgcattggcaggaggattcttaaccactgtcccaccagggaagtccccagattaaTACATTATTGACACTAAATTGCTTTTCTGATtcataaaaaaaagtctttctccCTAGATTTATGTGGGATAATTTATCCCTTGTTGCCCATGGAGAccttcagaagaaagaaaatggtttttACCCCATGTTTTGGAGAGTCTGAAACCCATAAGCTGTTTGGACAAGCCTTAATTGGATACCTGTTTTGTGCCAGGCAAGCCAGTGCTGGGCGTTCAAGAGGAGAGACCTAGGTCTTGCCTTGAGGAGCTCACTCCCATGAGGAGAGAGTAACCTCAGAGTGTGGCACATGGATGCCCTGATGCCGCAGGCTTTCATAGGAGGCAGACAGGAGTTTGGCACCATGTAGAAATGAATTTGAGTCTGGCTTCCCCTGCTTCTTGGttcttagcttctctgagcctcagtttcttcctgtgAAGATGGGGACACCAGGGGTCTGAGGTTGTGATAAGATCATGCATTGGATGCCCTTAGCACACTGTAGCAGGTGAGATGTGACGTCACCTTAGGTGCCAGTATCTTTAGGAGGGCttggcagtggggatggggaggggtccAGGGTTCCACTCTCAGAAGTAGTTATGACTAATTGGGTAGGGCTAGCACCAGGGACAAAGGGGGACAGATGTGTGCCACGACTGTCATCTCTTTTtgatactgagcacctactgtgtacctcTTCCCGGACTCACAAGGGCCCTCAGAGGCCTTGTTGCCCTCGACCAGATGAAGAGcctgagaaggggagggagggagtggagtGGGGGGCTTGCTCAGACACAGCTGCAGCTTCACTCCCCTTTCCCACCACTGGTGCTCTGTCTTTTACCAGAACTCACTCTGTGACGTTGAGCAGGTCTTTGCCCCCCTCGGGAGAGCTGGTTTCAGGGGAATCAGGGACGCCAGGCTTCCcacatttaaagttttaaagagcGTTccagtcccttcccctcccccaagtctCCTCTCGTCGGACGCCCAGGTGAGCGCTGGGAGCTGCCCGCAGGTGATGATAATACCAACAGAGTACCTCGCATTTGCTCCGCGACCCGACCTGTGCTAAACTCCTTTCCTCCGTAATTCTCCGCAATCCCCAATCCGAGACACCCCGGGGCCGAATTCGCCCCGCGGGCCCGGCCCCCTTTCGTGATCAAGATGCAGAGGCCCCGACGGCCTCCCAGCACCGCCCCACGTGCCGCCCCTGGTGGCTCCGCCCGGGCCCGCGCGCGAGAGAGaccgggggcggggcctcggggAGGGGGTTCGGCCGGGCTCGGTGACTACACTGGCCCAACAGACCGCCCCACTCCTGCCACCCTCCGATGGGTCCACTGTCTTTGTGCCCGCCAGTAGGGCTGTCGCTGCTGCTGCTACTGGGACCCGGACTCGGGCTCAGCTCAGGTGAGTGAGGGATGGGCCCCCTCCAAGGACCCAGGAGTTCCTGGGGCTCCTCCAGTCCTCCCCTGGGTGCCAGGagccctgcctccccagccctcccaggGGATCCAGGAGCCCTACAGCCCCCAGCCCTACTTTCTGTGGTCCACCCACACGTTGCTTCCCAGCTTCGTGGGAGCCCTGTCCCCCCGCACTGTCACCCCTGTCCTCCCCTAGAGCCCCTCATTCACAGCTTCCAGGGACCCAGAACTAGCCCAGTCCTCCCCCAGGGCCTCAGTGTCCTCCCCCAAAACCCTCTCCACTCACTGGCACCCTCTCCACTCACTGGCACCCTCTCCAGTGACCAGACCTCCCCATCCACCTGGCCTGGTGCCCCGTGAACTGAGCCTTCACTCCACCTGTCCCTGGGGTCTGCAGTAGGACCACCAGGGGGACACGAGAGGCTGAAAGGAGCAGGGGAAGAAGGGGCCCAGCCCTACCTGGGATCGGGGAAGAACGCAATGTCCCCTTCTCAACCACCCCAGACGTCACCCTCGGATAGGTCCCCTTGGCATATTACCCACAGGGACATGTGCAGACGCCACaagcacagagacacacaggcacaGGACGCCCCCAGCCTCATCTGGGCACTCAGGTGCTGGGCTCACGGACaggctcacacacagacacaggcaaAGACACCGCAAGGGAaacgcacacacccacacacccacactcaggGATACCGAGACAGCCCCATATGgacacacatacagagagaagcacacacacacaaacacacacacaccctcagacCCACAGGAAGCCTGGACAGCCTTGGCATTCCCAGCAGAGGCTGTTGTGGGCAGACACAGCAAACAGCCCCCAGAATGACCTGCCCCACCTAAGCTGGCATGGAGGGAGTGTTTGCCTTGGTTACAAATCCAGTGCTGGGTGTCCACCCATGCCTGGGTTCTCCCTAGGGCTGAGTCCAGGACCCTGAGATGCCAGAGGGTGGGTCAGGTCAGGGTGGGGAGACCTCTGGGGACAGCTTTAGGGTGTGGATTTGGAACTGGGGTCCTGTCAGATgtgcttatttctttttcaagtttttatttcattttatttatttttggctgcaccacgtggcacgcaggatcttagttccccgaccagggatggaacccacgcccctgcagtggcagcacagagtcttaaccactggaccgccagggaagtccccagatgtgCTTAGACTGGGAGTGTTCCATGGGGCTTGGTGGATCCAGGGGTCAAGGAAGCTTTTCTGAAAGCCCACTGCATGCCAGGGGATTCGGAGCTGCCTGCAGCAGAGATCTGTCCAGGCTGAAGGGTCATGCCCATGAGCAGACAGTGGCACAGCGTGACAAGGTCCCCTGTGGTCACATGGGGGTGAAGCAGATTCTAGAAGGAGGTGATGGGTGAGCTGGGTGAGGATGGGGTGAGGGCACTTGCAGCGTGGGGTGTATGTGACAGGCAGTTTAACTGGAGGAACAGGACATGATGAGTGGGGTCCATGTGGGGCACGTTGAGAGAGGGTGCTGGAGCGGGGGGAGGGTCAGCTCCTGCAGGGCCTCTGATCAGTGAGGACCCTGAGCTTTACCTGGAGGGGGACGGGAGCCTGGGGAGGTTTCAAGCAGAGGTGTGGGCAACTGGGGGCAGCACTCAGGAAGTCCTGTGAGAGGAGGACGGGTCATCCAGAGAGGAAGGCAAAGCTTTTAACTCTAAACtcgtttttacattttgtttctatttaactTATCTCCAGTCCCCTATACGAATATGCTGCTTTTCCcactgagaaaaaaacaaaattgagggaattctctggtggtccagtggttaggacaccgaGTTTCCATTGCTGGGGACACCACTTTTATCCCcaatcggggaactaagatcccgcaagccacgcggcacagccaaaaaaaaaaaaaaaaaattgaattgaattgaattttggTTTGGACTCTTCAAAAAAGTCAGCATGATAAATTCTTGTTCCAGATAAAAAGACTTGAAACAGACATGATGATTAAAGGCAATGCAAAAATCTCCTCTGGATCCTCAGTCCTGGAGCAGTGGGCAGAGAGCGGGTTCCCAGGAATCAGGCCGACCTGGGCACGAGTTTCTGCTCACCAGCTCACCAGCTCACCAGCTCTGAGACCTGGGATGGGTCCTTTTGCTTCTCGTagcctcagtctctccatctgtaAGTGGGAGAATAGCCACCTGTGAGACAAGGAAGTTGACAACAGATGTCACCTATAAATTGGGGAGCACAGTGCCCGGTGCAGGGCGAGGTCCCAGTGATAGCATCTCCTTACTGTGGCTGATTGTGTATTTTGACTAAGCGCCAGAGTGGACTCATGGCCCTCACCAGAAGAAGGAGTGGCTCTGGGATTCTCTGATGCCCAGCTCACAGCAGGTTTGGAGGCCCCTTACCCCGAGCAGTGGACCCCTTGATGCCCCTAAGCTCTGTCACCCTGGCAGGGCTCCCTTCCTCCTTGGGCAAGGAGGAAGGAGCACTAGATTGGGAGTCAGAAACCCCCAGTCAGGTCAGGTTCTTGtgggctgtgtgactttagggtTGTCCTTCCCACCTGGGCCTCCTCTTTCTTCCATGTGAGATGCAGGGGTTCCAGTCGCACCAACTATGTACTGCTATGTGTCACAGCCACATGGGGGATCCAGAAAAATGGCTGGGATGTGGCCGCAGGGCCTCCCTGTGTGGGAGGAAGCTGTGCCGGGCAGTGAAAATAAGAGATGCAAAGGGCCCTGAGCCAGAGTCTGGAGGGCAGTGGTGGGGGCAGTGGAGACCCAGGGAGAGGGAAGCCCCCGCAAAGGAGCCCGCCTTGATGGCAGGGACTCTGTTCAGCTCACTTCTGATGTCCAGTGCCCAGCACGGGCAACTGGACAGACGTTTGATGTGCGACTTGCAATCTGACTCTGTCTGGAGTTGATAAGGGCAAAGGATTGGGGATCagggcattccaggaagagggaacagcctgtgcaaaggcccagaggtgtgAGTTGTTTCAGATGCTGTGGCTCTGTGACCTGTTTTCTCCTTCATGGCTGCCTTGAAGGTATTGATAACAATAGTTAGAGCTCATTGTGTGCCGGGTGCTTTACATGCATGATCTCATTCCATTCCTGGGAGTGAGATCCCCTTATTcccctgtttcacagatgaggaaaccaaggcacagagaggttgagctgtccaaggtcacacagctaggaataAGAAGCAGGATTCAAACTGAGACAGTCATCCAGGCCCTTTTCAGGCTGCTGCCCTTCCCCAGAGCCAGGGCAGCCCCCACCTGCAGCCTCTAACATTTGTCTCCCCCTACCCACCCCAGCTTCCCAGAGGTCACATGTGCACCGACGTGGGCTCATAGAACTGGCAGGGACTGTGCACTGTGCTGGCATCCGCACCGCCATGGCCTACATGAACTACGGCTGCTTTTGTGGCCTGGGTGGCCATGGCCAGCCCAGGGATGCCATTGACTGGTGAGTGCATGCTGGGGCCAGAAGGTTCCACCCCCTGGGGTCAGGAAGGAAATATCACCTATGAGGAAATACGCAAAAACGAGGTTGGGGTTTGGGCTAGGAAGATCCCAGCACGCGGTACTACTTGCAGGCAGAGGGCATCCTGGGCAACACGGCCAATGAGGCCAAACTGTGGTGCCAGCTGCCCCCCCCACCGTCTGGCCATGGAGTGATTGATTATGTTAGCTGAAAAAAATTGCACGTCATTGATCAGACTTATTATGCATCAGAACTGTTCTGAGAACCCCTTCGAGCCCTCCCAAacccccatttcagagatgagaaaagtgaggcacagagagatcaaCTTGCCTGGGGCCACATAGAGAGTGAGGGGtgggaactgggatttgaacccaggcagcctggctagATTCACGCCCCCATCACTGCCCTCTGCTGCTGTGTGAGAAGGGCCTGTTCTGTGCGAGGCTGCGGGCTTGGATCTTGCCATGACTTCCTTTCATTTGCCCTCAGGGCCATGGCCATCTGAGGAGGCAGGTATGATGGTGatcctcgttttacagatgaggtccCTGAGGCTTAAAGAGACACAGCCACTCACCATTTCCACTTAGtgctggtggggggcaggggcgtgGAATGTGACTGTCTCTTCCCAGCTCGGAGGATGTAGCTGTCACTGACAGATCTTTATCCAGCCTCGTGCCTTGGAGGCTCCTGCCAtgggccctgccctccctcccacactctggCTGTCTAGTTCCTGCACATCTTTCCAGGTACAGCCCAGGCctcacctcctctaggaagccttccctgaagccCAGCTGGGCCTGGCACTTCTCTGGCTCCCAGAAGCCCCTCTCCTAACCCCACATCCCAGCACTTCTCGCCACACACGTGGCACCTGGTGGCTTGTCTGCCTCTCCCCGCCAGActgggagctccttgagggcagagtggAATCTGGCTGACGTCTCCCTGCCAGACCCTACTGAGGGGTCAGCGCAGGGTGGGGCTGCTGGATGGATGGAAGCAAGAGCAGTGGATGATTGCACGATGGACAAGTTTACAGACATTGGTGGGTGTTTCTCAGGGAATTTgtatgttattattatcattactattgcTTTCGAGGTGCTCTTACGTGGCAGGCTGGACACCAGTGACACCGTGGGGAGCAGGACAGAAATGGCCCCGCCCTCATAGAGGTCTTGGTCAGGGAGGACAGCTGCTAATCAGTCTTCTCCCTAATTAGGGTCTCATCAAAAACCTGCCCGGAGGGAAGGAACCTGGGCTTAGGAGAGGGTGTGATCAGGAGACTGTCAGAGCCTGGGGAGATGTGGGATCTGGATGGCatcctgggggtggggcgggtaCTCAGGCTGAGACCTAGAGCAGGAAGAGGGGGCATGAAGTTCTCCCAGGCAGGGGGCAGAGTGTGGGCAAAGTCAGGAGATGGGGAGGGTGTGGCTCGCTCCAGGAACAGAGAAGAGACCACTGTGGCTGGAGCTCGGAGACTcagagagtgaggcaggcaggggccaggctCGAGTGTGGCAGAGGGATGGAGGCAGCGCAGGACACACTGAGGTCGGTGGAATTATTTCCCAAGATGGGGATTCTCAGGGAGAAGGCTTGGACCAGAAGATGCTGTCACCCTGTGGGTCCTCACTCACCCGAAGTCCTGGCACAGGAGGATGGCCAAGAGAGCATCCCTGCCTTCACCCACCCGGCGGTCTGCCTGTCTGCCACCCACAGGTGCTGTCATTCCCACGACTGCTGCTACAAACGTGCCGAGGTTGCTGGCTGCAGTCCCAAGATGGAGCGCTATTCCTGGCAGTGTGTCAATCAGCACATCCTGTGTGGTGAGTTCCCAGCATCAGACCCGGTAGCAACCACTGGCTGGAGCATAGAGGGACTTCCAAGTATAGGCAGGGCCCATCTCTCCCCATCTGCCCCAGTCTCCACTGTGCCCTATTGTCTGCCTGACATTGAGGCCAAGTGTCAATTACTATAGCTCATTTCTCCTGTGCTGTTGATTTTGTTATGGAAAAGGAATATTTCTATCAGACCCAGGAAAACAGAAGGTAGGTCAAAAGGCTGAATGCTTCAAGAAAAATGGGGAATGGTGAGCCCATTTATTTGTCAAAATGAAGAGTACACCTGGGTCTGATATATCCCCTTTGCTTCGCTCATTAGCACTGCCTGCCCCAGGGGATGTCTGAGTTTGCAAACCCTGGCCTCTGGCCAACAGCTTAGTCCATGATTCAGATTCTGTGACGTTGCCAAGCCTTGatctctcagggcctcagtttcctcattggtaaactGGGGGCGGAAATCAAGCCGGCCTATTGTAAGGATGAAGTGACAGTGTCACTGTGCTTCATGCCTAGTAGATGTCATTAATGTCTGGTGAAGAAATGACCCAACACAGAACCTCCGGTGAAGATGACCAGGCACTATTTCACTAAGCCCAGGATTTGGGGAAGGACAAGAAGACAGTTCTGTGTAACCCTGAACCCCCCAAAAGAaagtaatttctctttcaattttcttttaatccttCTAATTTTGTGAAATTAGGAGAAAGTCTCAGTTCAGTGTTACGTTAGCTGAAACATCCCTGGGTCACTTGCTGGTCCTTTTTAACCAAGAGAGTAGGTTTCTGGCTTATAACGTTATTCAAAAACCATTCTATTCCTAAATTTAATTCTggccttaaaaaaattcttcattatctatctatctgtttatctatctatctacctatctatcatctatctttaaCCACAAGCAGCGTGTATTTAATGAGGATAATTATAACATAACCTGATATCACTGTACATTTTACATGACCggccacttctttttttaaaaaactattgttAACTTGCtccatatcattttatttatttatttgtttgtttatttatttatggctgcattgggtcttcattgctgcccgcgggctttctctacttgcggtgagtgggggctactctttgttgcagtgcgcaggcttctcattgtcgtggcttctctagttgcagagcacaggctctaggtgcccgggcttcagtagttgtggctcgtgggctctagagcgcaggctcagttgttgtggcgcatgggcttagttgctccgcggcatgtgggatcttcctgggccagggcttgaacctgtgtcccctgcattggcaggcggattcttaaccactgcgccaccacggaagcccagtcTTGGTACTCTTGTTGAAAATCACTTGGCTCTTAGATCAGTGatgtctctgagcctgtttccttacCTGGAAGATGGGTGTTGCAAAGATGGAAGAAGTTTTATAACGTGATAACCAAATTGGATGGAAGTTGTCACTTTCTTCCCTACCGTCTTCTCCATCCCTCATCCTCATCTGAACCTCTCTCTGACCCCCACTACCTCCACCTGAGAGAACTGAGGATCTGGTGTGATTCTCCACTAAAACCCCAGCTTCTGCAGACTTGTTCTCCTCTAGAGGGAAGGAGGCTATCCTAAGGGTTACGTAGAAAGATGTTCTTAGATATGCATGGATTCGCAGCTGTATCCTCTGAGTCTGAATTAGGAGTTGGCACAGAGCAAAACTGAATTAATTTGGAGACATAACATCAAGGACTGAAAACGCCCCAGACATCAATCATCTCATCCAACCCTCTCACTTAGAATTGGGGAAAATGAAGCCCAGGGAAAGAAGTGACTTGCTTAACATAGTGGTGATAagcccacttctgggcatattcCCTGTCCCCAAATTGCCCCCTTCCACTATGGGTGGAGAGGAGAAGTGGGCCTTGAATGGGAAATGTGTTAAAgacctttctcttcttccttcaatCATTTTTACAAACCATGTAAAAATGatgtttgtaaaatatttattggtgTGTCTGCTGGTGGAGTCTGTGACTGTTTGCAGAACTGCCCTCCCTGAACCAAACGAAGAGAACCAAAATATCTATTATGCattttttttgctaaaaatattcttattctGTTTGGAAACATTCTGAACATAGTTGTTTGCTTAATTATAGGTGTGGCTCATTTTCCATTTATGGGCCtgacttaaatatatattttttcaatgttaagcatataataatatttactggCAGgcctttattttaaacttaaccCTTGGGAGCTAggtttcctcttcagtttttattATTCTTGAATAACATGAAGCTGTTGGGCTCCTGAGGCCATGGAGCAGTGAGACCCAGGCTTGCTTTTGAAAGGATCTTTCTTGCTCAGGGAAAAGGGTGGGAGCACAAAGGAGGCATAGGCATTGGgtcagctctgtggccttggataagttactaaatccctctgagcctcactttcctcatctgtaaaatgggaataataaaactCTGGTGTTGGGTTTGTATAAGAATCAGAAACAATGTATGGCTT
This genomic stretch from Globicephala melas chromosome 15, mGloMel1.2, whole genome shotgun sequence harbors:
- the PLA2G10 gene encoding group 10 secretory phospholipase A2, with the translated sequence MAYMNYGCFCGLGGHGQPRDAIDWCCHSHDCCYKRAEVAGCSPKMERYSWQCVNQHILCGPVEDKCQELMCKCDQEIAYCLAKTEYNLKYLLYPRFLCGKDSPKCD